A genomic stretch from Xiphophorus maculatus strain JP 163 A chromosome 16, X_maculatus-5.0-male, whole genome shotgun sequence includes:
- the LOC102220557 gene encoding uncharacterized protein LOC102220557 isoform X3 encodes MRDLNSSCEEGDNTGRSDSDEEEPMSSFLFARSTGEAEDHERVDHPGQACDTEDPDESQKDESTAEEGGDAEPSDTDEEDPLAGYLFGRAREGTEEHPQHEKRKNSASCDDTPEDDPMEQIFDPNFDDEKKIYAGSSVSVRALLLLLLAFILKHDLSKAATKDLLALLNLMVPGCIPSSLQFIKKHLTDIDKKTEIHLYCPRCENYLGVEPGTECGVCQQRLSKRSLLEKANYFLVLPLENQLRKVLKRLHSKLGKHFTKDDYVSDVNTGGEYKHEEQEGSITLTFTCDSSPLLNSSKFSVWPILCTINELPYVERCKNVLLHTLWFGKGKPLLQCFFTPFINELHKLSHEGFTWEDESGLELNTRVMAKICVCDSVVRSAVQNFQPFSSEFGCGFCYHKGELVQKGRGYTRVYPVQVDGCDLRHMAETEQLAIVVIENGYPQGQMGVKGHSPLLLLPSFDVVKGFIPDYMHCVCLGVVPEFVNLWLDPLYGRKRFHLSPQSLKNLDKALSAIQPPDEIKQRPRRLSERMHWEASEWRAFALLYSPVILRKVLPNLYYKHWMLLISSLHILLSPFASQEEISCAELCLVQFVSQVPSLYGLEHCSFNCHLLMHLTDCARNWGLLWANSTFVFQGVQSRLLQMYSRAQSAPSNIFKQIVSYDEIILKGSNVLKDTGTEITDLFSSMTSCGILTKSSNCISEDVFTLGCGSQRSLTVRELAALQSKDTRPVTEYAHFVYRDMLVTTLDYSVSYKRNNSVIETTSGFFLVESVVVVEGHCSCERSSDCSCRELVAFCRKLLPSNSQPTIQNEQINRNIAEFLVRVRSSDELCAVTCQDVVSKCFVMEQKGRLYVMRMPVL; translated from the exons GTTGATCATCCTGGACAAGCTTGTGACACAGAAGATCCAGATGAG tccCAGAAGGATGAGAGCACTGCTGAAGAAGGCGGCGACGCAGAACCGTCGGATACAGACGAAGAGGATCCGCTG GCAGGTTATCTTTTTGGAAGAGCGAGAGAAGGGACAGAAGAACATCCACAACATGAAAAG cgTAAAAATTCAGCTTCATGTGACGACACACCAGAAGACGATCCCATG GAGCAAATTTTTGACCCAAACTTTGACGATGAGAAGAAGATTTACGCCGGTTCTTCGGTCAGTGTGAGagcgctcctcctcctcctcctggccTTCATCCTGAAGCACGACTTGTCAAAAGCAGCCACCAAAGACCTCCTGGCCCTCCTCAACCTCATGGTGCCTGGATGCATTCCCAGCTCTCTGCAGTTCATAAAGAAGCATTTGACTGACATTGACAAGAAGACGGAGATCCACTTGTACTGTCCCAGGTGTGAAAACTACCTCGGTGTAGAGCCTGGGACCGAGTGCGGAGTGTGTCAGCAGCGCTTGAGCAAAAGAAGTCTGCTTGAAAAGGCAAACTACTTCCTGGTGTTGCCTCTAGAAAACCAACTGAGGAAGGTCCTCAAACGCCTTCACTCAAAGCTAGGCAAGCATTTTACAAAGGACGATTACGTTTCTGACGTCAACACCGGTGGTGAATATAAGCACGAAGAGCAGGAGGGCAGTATTACACTTACCTTCACATGTGACAGCTCTCCTCTTCTCAACTCATCCAAGTTTTCAGTCTGGCCCATCCTGTGCACGATCAACGAACTTCCGTATGTGGAGCGGtgtaaaaatgttctgctgCACACGTTGTGGTTCGGCAAAGGAAAGCCGCTGCTTCAGTGTTTCTTTACGCCGTTCATTAACGAGCTTCATAAACTCTCTCACGAGGGCTTCACTTGGGAAGACGAGAGCGGATTAGAGCTTAACACCAGAGTGATGGCGAAAATCTGCGTCTGCGATTCAGTGGTGAGGTCAGCGGTGCAGAACTTTCAGCCGTTCAGTTCGGAGTTTGGCTGCGGGTTCTGCTACCACAAAGGAGAGCTGGTTCAGAAGGGTCGGGGTTACACCAGAGTCTATCCGGTTCAGGTTGACGGATGTGACCTGCGGCACATGGCTGAGACGGAGCAACTGGCCATCGTAGTGATTGAGAATGGGTATCCACAAGGTCAAATGGGTGTCAAAGGTCACAGTCCGCTGCTTCTGCTGCCTTCGTTTGATGTCGTCAAAGGTTTTATCCCAGATTACATGCACTGTGTTTGTCTTGGGGTTGTTCCTGAGTTTGTCAatctttggttggatcctcTTTATGGCAGAAAGCGCTTCCACCTTTCACCTCAGAGTTTGAAAAACCTGGACAAAGCTTTGTCTGCCATCCAACCCCCAGATGAGATCAAACAAAGACCTCGGCGTCTCAGTGAGAGGATGCATTGGGAGGCATCCGAGTGGCGAGCGTTTGCTCTTCTCTACTCTCCTGTAATACTGAGGAAGGTTTTACCAAACCTGTACTACAAACACTGGATGCTTCTCATTTCATCACTTCACATCCTCCTCTCCCCGTTTGCCTCCCAGGAGGAGATCAGCTGTGCAGAGCTGTGCCTGGTTCAGTTTGTCTCCCAGGTACCGTCTCTGTACGGACTTGAGCATTGCTCATTTAACTGCCACTTGCTGATGCATCTCACTGACTGTGCCCGTAACTGGGGACTACTGTGGGCCAACTCCACCTTCGTCTTTCAGGGTGTCCAAAGCCGACTCCTGCAGATGTACTCCAGGGCTCAGTCTGCGCCATCCAACATCTTCAAGCAGATAGTTTCCTATGATGAGATTATCTTGAAAGGAAGCAATGTGCTGAAAGATACTGGTACAGAAATCACAGACCTGTTTTCCTCCATGACAAGCTGTGGTATCCTTACCAAATCATCCAACTGCATCAGTGAAGATGTGTTTACTTTGGGATGCGGATCTCAGAGATCTCTAACTGTGAGAGAACTTGCTGCATTGCAGAGCAAAGATACACGGCCCGTTACTGAATACGCACATTTTGTCTACAGAGACATGCTGGTCACCACTTTGGACTACAGCGTCTCTTACAAAAGGAACAACTCAGTCATAGAAACGACCAGCGGCTTTTTTCTTGTAGAGTCCGTGGTGGTCGTCGAGGGGCATTGCAGCTGTGAGAGATCGTCCGACTGCTCCTGCAGAGAACTGGTTGCTTTCTGCAGAAAACTGCTTCCCTCAAACTCCCAACCAACAATCCAGAATGAGCAGATCAACAGAAACATTGCAGAGTTCCTCGTAAGAGTGAGGAGTTCAGATGAACTGTGCGCAGTGACATGTCAGGACGTTGTTTCGAAATGTTTTGTGATGGAGCAGAAGGGTCGACTATATGTCATGAGAATGCCAGTGTTATAA
- the LOC111611721 gene encoding uncharacterized protein LOC111611721 isoform X3 produces the protein MPRRNEIPEGIRSKVVDLHNAGMGYKLISKSLELHHSTVRKIIHKWIRFNTVATLPRSGRPTKKLPSRTRTAQPEEVDLHSAGPAHLIKDPDEKMREMNSECEDADSADYSSDSDEEDPMLRILFPTVSNDREVPDHKTRKNSASCDDTPEDDPMEQIFDPNFDDEKKIYAGSSVSVRALLLLLLAFILKHDLSKAATKDLLALLNLMVPGCIPSSLQFIKKHLTDIDKKTEIHLYCPRCENYLGVEPGTECGVCQQRLSKRSLLEKANYFLVLPLENQLRKVLKRLHSKLGKHFTKDDYVSDVNTGGEYKHEEQEGSITLTFTCDSSPLLNSSKFSVWPILCTINELPYVERCKNVLLHTLWFGKGKPLLQCFFTPFINELHKLSHEGFTWEDESGLELNTRVMAKICVCDSVVRSAVQNFQPFSSEFGCGFCYHKGELVQKGRGYTRVYPVQVDGCDLRHMAETEQLAIVVIENGYPQGQMGVKGHSPLLLLPSFDVVKGFIPDYMHCVCLGVVPEFVNLWLDPLYGRKRFHLSPQSLKNLDKALSAIQPPDEIRQRPRRLSERMHWEASEWQAFALLYSPVILRKVLPNLYYKHWMLLISSLHILLSPFASQEEISCAELCLVQFVSQVPSLYGLEHCSFNCHLLTHLSENARNWGLLWANSTFVFQGVHSRLLQMYSRAQSAPSNIFKQIVSYDEIIIKGSDVLKNASTEITDLFSSMTSCGILTKLSNCISKDVFTLGCGSQRSLTVRELAALQSKDTRPVTEYAHFVYRDMLVTTLDCSVSCKRNNSVIETTSGFVLVESVVVVEGHCSCERSSDCSCRELVAFCRKLLPSNSQPTIQNKQINRNIAEFLVRVRISDEFCTMTCRDIVAKCFVMEQKGRLYVIRMPVLETR, from the exons ATGCCTCGTAGAAACGAGATTCCTGAAGGCATCCGGTCGAAAGTTGTAGATCTGCACAACGCCGGGATGGGATACAAACTGATTTCAAAGAGTCTGGAGCTGCATCACTCCACAGTTAGGAAGATTATCCATAAATGGATACGATTTAACACCGTGGCGACCCTGCCGCGGAGTGGGAGACCCACGAAGAAGCTTCCGAGCAGGACACGGACAGCTCAGCCGGAGGAG GTTGATCTGCATTCAGCTGGACCAGCACATCTTATTAAAGACCCAGAtgagaaaatg CGAGAGATGAACAGTGAGTGTGAAGATGCTGACAGTGCGGACTATTCATCTGATTCTGACGAAGAAGACCCCATG CTCAGGATCCTGTTTCCCACAGTGTCAAACGACAGAGAAGTTCCAGACCACAAAACG cgTAAAAATTCAGCTTCATGTGACGACACACCAGAAGACGATCCCATG GAGCAAATTTTTGACCCAAACTTTGACGATGAGAAGAAGATTTACGCTGGTTCTTCGGTCAGTGTGAGagcgctcctcctcctcctcctggccTTCATCCTGAAGCACGACTTGTCAAAAGCAGCCACCAAAGACCTCCTGGCCCTCCTCAACCTCATGGTGCCTGGATGCATTCCCAGCTCTCTGCAGTTCATAAAGAAGCATTTGACTGACATTGACAAGAAGACGGAGATCCACTTGTACTGTCCCAGGTGTGAAAACTACCTCGGTGTAGAGCCTGGGACCGAGTGCGGAGTGTGTCAGCAGCGCTTGAGCAAAAGAAGTCTGCTTGAAAAGGCAAACTACTTCCTGGTGTTGCCTCTAGAAAACCAACTGAGGAAGGTCCTCAAACGCCTTCACTCAAAGCTAGGCAAGCATTTTACAAAGGACGATTACGTTTCTGACGTCAACACCGGTGGTGAATATAAGCACGAAGAGCAGGAGGGCAGTATTACACTTACCTTCACATGTGACAGCTCTCCTCTTCTCAACTCATCCAAGTTTTCAGTCTGGCCCATCCTGTGCACGATCAACGAACTTCCGTATGTGGAGCGGtgtaaaaatgttctgctgCACACGTTGTGGTTCGGCAAAGGAAAGCCGCTGCTTCAGTGTTTCTTTACGCCGTTCATTAACGAGCTTCATAAACTCTCTCACGAGGGCTTCACTTGGGAAGACGAGAGCGGATTAGAGCTTAACACCAGAGTGATGGCGAAAATCTGCGTCTGCGATTCAGTGGTGAGGTCAGCGGTGCAGAACTTTCAGCCGTTCAGTTCGGAGTTTGGCTGCGGGTTCTGCTACCACAAAGGAGAGCTGGTTCAGAAGGGTCGGGGTTACACCAGAGTCTATCCGGTTCAGGTTGACGGATGTGACCTGCGGCACATGGCTGAGACGGAGCAACTGGCCATCGTAGTGATTGAGAATGGGTATCCACAAGGTCAAATGGGTGTCAAAGGTCACAGTCCGCTGCTTCTGCTGCCTTCGTTTGATGTCGTCAAAGGTTTTATCCCAGATTACATGCACTGTGTTTGTCTTGGGGTTGTTCCTGAGTTTGTCAatctttggttggatcctcTTTATGGCAGAAAGCGCTTCCACCTTTCACCTCAGAGTTTGAAGAACCTGGACAAAGCTTTGTCTGCCATCCAACCCCCAGATGAGATCAGACAAAGACCTCGGCGTCTCAGTGAGAGGATGCATTGGGAGGCATCCGAGTGGCAAGCGTTTGCTCTTCTCTACTCTCCTGTAATACTGAGGAAGGTTTTACCAAACCTGTACTACAAACACTGGATGCTTCTCATTTCATCACTTCACATCCTCCTCTCCCCGTTTGCCTCCCAGGAGGAGATCAGCTGTGCAGAGCTGTGCCTGGTTCAGTTTGTCTCCCAGGTACCGTCTCTGTACGGACTTGAGCATTGCTCATTTAACTGCCACTTGCTGACGCATCTGTCAGAAAATGCCCGTAACTGGGGACTGCTGTGGGCCAACTCCACCTTCGTCTTTCAGGGTGTCCACAGTCGACTCCTGCAGATGTACTCCAGGGCTCAGTCTGCGCCATCCAACATCTTCAAGCAGATAGTTTCCTATGATGAGATTATTATAAAAGGAAGTGATGTTCTGAAGAATGCTAGTACAGAAATCACAGACCTGTTTTCCTCCATGACAAGCTGTGGTATCCTTACCAAATTATCCAACTGCATCAGTAAAGATGTGTTTACTTTGGGATGCGGATCTCAGAGATCTCTAACTGTGAGAGAACTTGCTGCATTGCAGAGCAAAGATACACGGCCCGTTACTGAATACGCACATTTTGTCTACAGAGACATGCTGGTCACCACTTTGGACTGCAGCGTCTCTTGCAAAAGGAACAACTCAGTCATAGAAACGACCAGCGGCTTTGTTCTTGTAGAGTCCGTGGTGGTCGTCGAGGGGCATTGCAGCTGTGAGAGATCGTCCGACTGCTCCTGCAGAGAACTGGTTGCTTTCTGCAGAAAACTGCTTCCCTCAAACTCCCAACCAACAATCCAGAACAAACAGATCAACAGAAACATTGCAGAGTTCCTCGTAAGAGTGAGGATCTCGGATGAATTCTGCACAATGACATGTCGGGACATTGTTGCGAAATGTTTTGTGATGGAGCAGAAGGGTCGACTATATGTCATCAGAATGCCAGTACTTGAGACACGATAA
- the LOC111611721 gene encoding uncharacterized protein LOC111611721 isoform X2, whose amino-acid sequence MPRRNEIPEGIRSKVVDLHNAGMGYKLISKSLELHHSTVRKIIHKWIRFNTVATLPRSGRPTKKLPSRTRTAQPEEADHAGPAGDKGGNKAEVDLHSAGPAHLIKDPDEKMREMNSECEDADSADYSSDSDEEDPMLRILFPTVSNDREVPDHKTRKNSASCDDTPEDDPMEQIFDPNFDDEKKIYAGSSVSVRALLLLLLAFILKHDLSKAATKDLLALLNLMVPGCIPSSLQFIKKHLTDIDKKTEIHLYCPRCENYLGVEPGTECGVCQQRLSKRSLLEKANYFLVLPLENQLRKVLKRLHSKLGKHFTKDDYVSDVNTGGEYKHEEQEGSITLTFTCDSSPLLNSSKFSVWPILCTINELPYVERCKNVLLHTLWFGKGKPLLQCFFTPFINELHKLSHEGFTWEDESGLELNTRVMAKICVCDSVVRSAVQNFQPFSSEFGCGFCYHKGELVQKGRGYTRVYPVQVDGCDLRHMAETEQLAIVVIENGYPQGQMGVKGHSPLLLLPSFDVVKGFIPDYMHCVCLGVVPEFVNLWLDPLYGRKRFHLSPQSLKNLDKALSAIQPPDEIRQRPRRLSERMHWEASEWQAFALLYSPVILRKVLPNLYYKHWMLLISSLHILLSPFASQEEISCAELCLVQFVSQVPSLYGLEHCSFNCHLLTHLSENARNWGLLWANSTFVFQGVHSRLLQMYSRAQSAPSNIFKQIVSYDEIIIKGSDVLKNASTEITDLFSSMTSCGILTKLSNCISKDVFTLGCGSQRSLTVRELAALQSKDTRPVTEYAHFVYRDMLVTTLDCSVSCKRNNSVIETTSGFVLVESVVVVEGHCSCERSSDCSCRELVAFCRKLLPSNSQPTIQNKQINRNIAEFLVRVRISDEFCTMTCRDIVAKCFVMEQKGRLYVIRMPVLETR is encoded by the exons ATGCCTCGTAGAAACGAGATTCCTGAAGGCATCCGGTCGAAAGTTGTAGATCTGCACAACGCCGGGATGGGATACAAACTGATTTCAAAGAGTCTGGAGCTGCATCACTCCACAGTTAGGAAGATTATCCATAAATGGATACGATTTAACACCGTGGCGACCCTGCCGCGGAGTGGGAGACCCACGAAGAAGCTTCCGAGCAGGACACGGACAGCTCAGCCGGAGGAG gcTGATCATGCTGGGCCTGCCGGTGATAAAGGAGGGAATAAGGCAGAA GTTGATCTGCATTCAGCTGGACCAGCACATCTTATTAAAGACCCAGAtgagaaaatg CGAGAGATGAACAGTGAGTGTGAAGATGCTGACAGTGCGGACTATTCATCTGATTCTGACGAAGAAGACCCCATG CTCAGGATCCTGTTTCCCACAGTGTCAAACGACAGAGAAGTTCCAGACCACAAAACG cgTAAAAATTCAGCTTCATGTGACGACACACCAGAAGACGATCCCATG GAGCAAATTTTTGACCCAAACTTTGACGATGAGAAGAAGATTTACGCTGGTTCTTCGGTCAGTGTGAGagcgctcctcctcctcctcctggccTTCATCCTGAAGCACGACTTGTCAAAAGCAGCCACCAAAGACCTCCTGGCCCTCCTCAACCTCATGGTGCCTGGATGCATTCCCAGCTCTCTGCAGTTCATAAAGAAGCATTTGACTGACATTGACAAGAAGACGGAGATCCACTTGTACTGTCCCAGGTGTGAAAACTACCTCGGTGTAGAGCCTGGGACCGAGTGCGGAGTGTGTCAGCAGCGCTTGAGCAAAAGAAGTCTGCTTGAAAAGGCAAACTACTTCCTGGTGTTGCCTCTAGAAAACCAACTGAGGAAGGTCCTCAAACGCCTTCACTCAAAGCTAGGCAAGCATTTTACAAAGGACGATTACGTTTCTGACGTCAACACCGGTGGTGAATATAAGCACGAAGAGCAGGAGGGCAGTATTACACTTACCTTCACATGTGACAGCTCTCCTCTTCTCAACTCATCCAAGTTTTCAGTCTGGCCCATCCTGTGCACGATCAACGAACTTCCGTATGTGGAGCGGtgtaaaaatgttctgctgCACACGTTGTGGTTCGGCAAAGGAAAGCCGCTGCTTCAGTGTTTCTTTACGCCGTTCATTAACGAGCTTCATAAACTCTCTCACGAGGGCTTCACTTGGGAAGACGAGAGCGGATTAGAGCTTAACACCAGAGTGATGGCGAAAATCTGCGTCTGCGATTCAGTGGTGAGGTCAGCGGTGCAGAACTTTCAGCCGTTCAGTTCGGAGTTTGGCTGCGGGTTCTGCTACCACAAAGGAGAGCTGGTTCAGAAGGGTCGGGGTTACACCAGAGTCTATCCGGTTCAGGTTGACGGATGTGACCTGCGGCACATGGCTGAGACGGAGCAACTGGCCATCGTAGTGATTGAGAATGGGTATCCACAAGGTCAAATGGGTGTCAAAGGTCACAGTCCGCTGCTTCTGCTGCCTTCGTTTGATGTCGTCAAAGGTTTTATCCCAGATTACATGCACTGTGTTTGTCTTGGGGTTGTTCCTGAGTTTGTCAatctttggttggatcctcTTTATGGCAGAAAGCGCTTCCACCTTTCACCTCAGAGTTTGAAGAACCTGGACAAAGCTTTGTCTGCCATCCAACCCCCAGATGAGATCAGACAAAGACCTCGGCGTCTCAGTGAGAGGATGCATTGGGAGGCATCCGAGTGGCAAGCGTTTGCTCTTCTCTACTCTCCTGTAATACTGAGGAAGGTTTTACCAAACCTGTACTACAAACACTGGATGCTTCTCATTTCATCACTTCACATCCTCCTCTCCCCGTTTGCCTCCCAGGAGGAGATCAGCTGTGCAGAGCTGTGCCTGGTTCAGTTTGTCTCCCAGGTACCGTCTCTGTACGGACTTGAGCATTGCTCATTTAACTGCCACTTGCTGACGCATCTGTCAGAAAATGCCCGTAACTGGGGACTGCTGTGGGCCAACTCCACCTTCGTCTTTCAGGGTGTCCACAGTCGACTCCTGCAGATGTACTCCAGGGCTCAGTCTGCGCCATCCAACATCTTCAAGCAGATAGTTTCCTATGATGAGATTATTATAAAAGGAAGTGATGTTCTGAAGAATGCTAGTACAGAAATCACAGACCTGTTTTCCTCCATGACAAGCTGTGGTATCCTTACCAAATTATCCAACTGCATCAGTAAAGATGTGTTTACTTTGGGATGCGGATCTCAGAGATCTCTAACTGTGAGAGAACTTGCTGCATTGCAGAGCAAAGATACACGGCCCGTTACTGAATACGCACATTTTGTCTACAGAGACATGCTGGTCACCACTTTGGACTGCAGCGTCTCTTGCAAAAGGAACAACTCAGTCATAGAAACGACCAGCGGCTTTGTTCTTGTAGAGTCCGTGGTGGTCGTCGAGGGGCATTGCAGCTGTGAGAGATCGTCCGACTGCTCCTGCAGAGAACTGGTTGCTTTCTGCAGAAAACTGCTTCCCTCAAACTCCCAACCAACAATCCAGAACAAACAGATCAACAGAAACATTGCAGAGTTCCTCGTAAGAGTGAGGATCTCGGATGAATTCTGCACAATGACATGTCGGGACATTGTTGCGAAATGTTTTGTGATGGAGCAGAAGGGTCGACTATATGTCATCAGAATGCCAGTACTTGAGACACGATAA
- the LOC111611721 gene encoding uncharacterized protein LOC111611721 isoform X1 — MPRRNEIPEGIRSKVVDLHNAGMGYKLISKSLELHHSTVRKIIHKWIRFNTVATLPRSGRPTKKLPSRTRTAQPEEADHAGPAGDKGGNKAEVKHVDLHSAGPAHLIKDPDEKMREMNSECEDADSADYSSDSDEEDPMLRILFPTVSNDREVPDHKTRKNSASCDDTPEDDPMEQIFDPNFDDEKKIYAGSSVSVRALLLLLLAFILKHDLSKAATKDLLALLNLMVPGCIPSSLQFIKKHLTDIDKKTEIHLYCPRCENYLGVEPGTECGVCQQRLSKRSLLEKANYFLVLPLENQLRKVLKRLHSKLGKHFTKDDYVSDVNTGGEYKHEEQEGSITLTFTCDSSPLLNSSKFSVWPILCTINELPYVERCKNVLLHTLWFGKGKPLLQCFFTPFINELHKLSHEGFTWEDESGLELNTRVMAKICVCDSVVRSAVQNFQPFSSEFGCGFCYHKGELVQKGRGYTRVYPVQVDGCDLRHMAETEQLAIVVIENGYPQGQMGVKGHSPLLLLPSFDVVKGFIPDYMHCVCLGVVPEFVNLWLDPLYGRKRFHLSPQSLKNLDKALSAIQPPDEIRQRPRRLSERMHWEASEWQAFALLYSPVILRKVLPNLYYKHWMLLISSLHILLSPFASQEEISCAELCLVQFVSQVPSLYGLEHCSFNCHLLTHLSENARNWGLLWANSTFVFQGVHSRLLQMYSRAQSAPSNIFKQIVSYDEIIIKGSDVLKNASTEITDLFSSMTSCGILTKLSNCISKDVFTLGCGSQRSLTVRELAALQSKDTRPVTEYAHFVYRDMLVTTLDCSVSCKRNNSVIETTSGFVLVESVVVVEGHCSCERSSDCSCRELVAFCRKLLPSNSQPTIQNKQINRNIAEFLVRVRISDEFCTMTCRDIVAKCFVMEQKGRLYVIRMPVLETR; from the exons ATGCCTCGTAGAAACGAGATTCCTGAAGGCATCCGGTCGAAAGTTGTAGATCTGCACAACGCCGGGATGGGATACAAACTGATTTCAAAGAGTCTGGAGCTGCATCACTCCACAGTTAGGAAGATTATCCATAAATGGATACGATTTAACACCGTGGCGACCCTGCCGCGGAGTGGGAGACCCACGAAGAAGCTTCCGAGCAGGACACGGACAGCTCAGCCGGAGGAG gcTGATCATGCTGGGCCTGCCGGTGATAAAGGAGGGAATAAGGCAGAAGTAAAACAT GTTGATCTGCATTCAGCTGGACCAGCACATCTTATTAAAGACCCAGAtgagaaaatg CGAGAGATGAACAGTGAGTGTGAAGATGCTGACAGTGCGGACTATTCATCTGATTCTGACGAAGAAGACCCCATG CTCAGGATCCTGTTTCCCACAGTGTCAAACGACAGAGAAGTTCCAGACCACAAAACG cgTAAAAATTCAGCTTCATGTGACGACACACCAGAAGACGATCCCATG GAGCAAATTTTTGACCCAAACTTTGACGATGAGAAGAAGATTTACGCTGGTTCTTCGGTCAGTGTGAGagcgctcctcctcctcctcctggccTTCATCCTGAAGCACGACTTGTCAAAAGCAGCCACCAAAGACCTCCTGGCCCTCCTCAACCTCATGGTGCCTGGATGCATTCCCAGCTCTCTGCAGTTCATAAAGAAGCATTTGACTGACATTGACAAGAAGACGGAGATCCACTTGTACTGTCCCAGGTGTGAAAACTACCTCGGTGTAGAGCCTGGGACCGAGTGCGGAGTGTGTCAGCAGCGCTTGAGCAAAAGAAGTCTGCTTGAAAAGGCAAACTACTTCCTGGTGTTGCCTCTAGAAAACCAACTGAGGAAGGTCCTCAAACGCCTTCACTCAAAGCTAGGCAAGCATTTTACAAAGGACGATTACGTTTCTGACGTCAACACCGGTGGTGAATATAAGCACGAAGAGCAGGAGGGCAGTATTACACTTACCTTCACATGTGACAGCTCTCCTCTTCTCAACTCATCCAAGTTTTCAGTCTGGCCCATCCTGTGCACGATCAACGAACTTCCGTATGTGGAGCGGtgtaaaaatgttctgctgCACACGTTGTGGTTCGGCAAAGGAAAGCCGCTGCTTCAGTGTTTCTTTACGCCGTTCATTAACGAGCTTCATAAACTCTCTCACGAGGGCTTCACTTGGGAAGACGAGAGCGGATTAGAGCTTAACACCAGAGTGATGGCGAAAATCTGCGTCTGCGATTCAGTGGTGAGGTCAGCGGTGCAGAACTTTCAGCCGTTCAGTTCGGAGTTTGGCTGCGGGTTCTGCTACCACAAAGGAGAGCTGGTTCAGAAGGGTCGGGGTTACACCAGAGTCTATCCGGTTCAGGTTGACGGATGTGACCTGCGGCACATGGCTGAGACGGAGCAACTGGCCATCGTAGTGATTGAGAATGGGTATCCACAAGGTCAAATGGGTGTCAAAGGTCACAGTCCGCTGCTTCTGCTGCCTTCGTTTGATGTCGTCAAAGGTTTTATCCCAGATTACATGCACTGTGTTTGTCTTGGGGTTGTTCCTGAGTTTGTCAatctttggttggatcctcTTTATGGCAGAAAGCGCTTCCACCTTTCACCTCAGAGTTTGAAGAACCTGGACAAAGCTTTGTCTGCCATCCAACCCCCAGATGAGATCAGACAAAGACCTCGGCGTCTCAGTGAGAGGATGCATTGGGAGGCATCCGAGTGGCAAGCGTTTGCTCTTCTCTACTCTCCTGTAATACTGAGGAAGGTTTTACCAAACCTGTACTACAAACACTGGATGCTTCTCATTTCATCACTTCACATCCTCCTCTCCCCGTTTGCCTCCCAGGAGGAGATCAGCTGTGCAGAGCTGTGCCTGGTTCAGTTTGTCTCCCAGGTACCGTCTCTGTACGGACTTGAGCATTGCTCATTTAACTGCCACTTGCTGACGCATCTGTCAGAAAATGCCCGTAACTGGGGACTGCTGTGGGCCAACTCCACCTTCGTCTTTCAGGGTGTCCACAGTCGACTCCTGCAGATGTACTCCAGGGCTCAGTCTGCGCCATCCAACATCTTCAAGCAGATAGTTTCCTATGATGAGATTATTATAAAAGGAAGTGATGTTCTGAAGAATGCTAGTACAGAAATCACAGACCTGTTTTCCTCCATGACAAGCTGTGGTATCCTTACCAAATTATCCAACTGCATCAGTAAAGATGTGTTTACTTTGGGATGCGGATCTCAGAGATCTCTAACTGTGAGAGAACTTGCTGCATTGCAGAGCAAAGATACACGGCCCGTTACTGAATACGCACATTTTGTCTACAGAGACATGCTGGTCACCACTTTGGACTGCAGCGTCTCTTGCAAAAGGAACAACTCAGTCATAGAAACGACCAGCGGCTTTGTTCTTGTAGAGTCCGTGGTGGTCGTCGAGGGGCATTGCAGCTGTGAGAGATCGTCCGACTGCTCCTGCAGAGAACTGGTTGCTTTCTGCAGAAAACTGCTTCCCTCAAACTCCCAACCAACAATCCAGAACAAACAGATCAACAGAAACATTGCAGAGTTCCTCGTAAGAGTGAGGATCTCGGATGAATTCTGCACAATGACATGTCGGGACATTGTTGCGAAATGTTTTGTGATGGAGCAGAAGGGTCGACTATATGTCATCAGAATGCCAGTACTTGAGACACGATAA